CGGTGCACAGATACACGCTGACCGGCTTGAGCCCGCCTTGGAAGTACGCGCCAGCCGGCGATGCGATCAGCACGTACCGGTACTGGTTCGCCGGACGGACACCGAGGCTGGCCTCGGTCGCGAACATGAAGGGACGCAGGTACAGCGATTCCTCGCCGCCGGCCGGTGGCACCCAGGCGTCGTCGACCTCCAGCAGCGCGCGCAATGATCCGACGAAGTCCTCGACCGGGAACTCGGGCATCGCGAGACGACGTGCCGACGTGTTGAACCGCTCGGCGTTCGCCTCGGGACGGAACGCGGCGATAGTGCCGTCGGGCTGGCGGTAGGCCTTGAGGCCCTCGAAGATCTCCTGCGCGTAGTGCAGGACCATCGCGGCCGGATCGAGCGCGATGGGACCGTACGGAGTCACCTTCGCGTCGTGCCATCCGCGCTCACGGTCGTAGTCGACTACCACCATGTAGTCGGTGAAGTGGTTGCCGAAGCCCGGCGCGGCGAGAATCTCTGCGCGTCGACCCTCCGACACCGGATGCGGATGCTCGGTGCGAGTGAACTCCAAGGTCATGCACCGATCCTAGCGAAGTTCCGCATGCGACTTACGTCGAGACCGGCTGTCAGACGTTGCCCTGGACGAACGGCGGCAGCACCACTTCGCATTCGAGGGCGCGACCGCGGACGTCGACCACCACCGTCGCCCCCTTCTTGACGCCCGACGCCACGTCGATGAAAGCCAGCGCGATGCCCTGCTTGAGCGTCGGCGAGAAGGTGCCGGACGTGCACACGCCGATCGCCTCGCCGCCGGCCTCGAGGTGCACGGTGCAATCCGCGCGCGGCACACCGCGACCGGTGGCCTTGAGACCGTAGAGGCGGCGCGCGGGGCCCGCCTCCTTCTCCGCGACCAAGACGTCGCGGCCGAAGAACTCCGGCTTGTCCCATCCCACTGCCCACGAGCTGCGTGCCTGGACCGGTGTGATGTCGGGGCTCAGTTCGTGGCCGTGCAGGGCGTACCCCATCTCCGTGCGCAGCGTGTCACGTGCGCCGAGACCGGCGGGCAGCCCGTCGCGGGAGGTGACCTCTGCGAGTAGAGCGTCAAAAACCGGGCCGGCGTCGGCCCAGGTCGGCAGGATCTCGTACCCGTGCTCACCGGTGTAGCCGGTCCGACACACCCGCACGGTGCGCTCCGCACCGTCCACGGTCAGGGTCGCGTCGGCGAACGCCATGTACTCCATCTCAGTGGGCAGACCGAGGGAGGCGAGCACATCGGCCGACTTCGGTCCCTGCACGGCGAACACCGCGTAGTCACGATGCAGGTCGGTGATCTCGACGCCTTCCGGCGCCACTGCCTTCAGCGCGGCGACAACCGCAGGGGTGTTGGACGCGTTCGGGATGAGGAACACTTCATCATCGCTGACCAGATAGGTGATCAGATCGTCGACGACGCCGCCTTCTGCGTTGCAGCACATCGTGTACTGCGCCTTACCCGCGGCCACCTTGCGCAGGTCGTTGGTAAAGCAGCGGTTGACGAAGTCGGCAGCGCCGGGCCCGGCGACGAGCGCTTTGCCCAGGTGGCTGACGTCGAAGATCCCAACTGTTTCGCGGACTGCGGTGTGCTCCGCGACGGTGCCGGAGTACGACACCGGCATGTCCCATCCGCCGAATTCGGCGAACGATGCCCCGAGAGCGATGTGACGGTCGGCGATTGGCCCTGCAAGGAGTTCGGTCATACCCGATACGGTATCGCCCTCGCATCAGCCGCGTAGCGCCGCCGGTCGCATCGGCGTCGACCCACCTGTGGCAGAGTTGACACCTGTGAGCAGCAACGACTTCTCCGACCGCGTTCGCGGTCCGCGCATCGAACTGACCACTGCCCTCGCCAAGGACGACGACGTCCTGGTGATCGGCCTGATCGCCGCAGAGGACGCCGACACCGAAGCACCGTCCCTGCTGATCGGCGAGGACCTCCTCGACGACGCGACGGCCGACGCCGTGTCGGCGAGCGTCGCGGCCCTCGGCGGCACCGGCCGCAGCGGAGAGATCCTCAGCTTTCCGGCTCCGGCCTCGCTGCCGGTCCGTCTGATCCAGACCGTCGGCCTCGGCCAGGACACCGGCGAGCACGACGCCGACACGATCCGACAGGCCGCAGGCGAGTCCGTCCGCAAACTCGACGGTG
This genomic window from Gordonia sp. PDNC005 contains:
- a CDS encoding branched-chain amino acid aminotransferase, giving the protein MTLEFTRTEHPHPVSEGRRAEILAAPGFGNHFTDYMVVVDYDRERGWHDAKVTPYGPIALDPAAMVLHYAQEIFEGLKAYRQPDGTIAAFRPEANAERFNTSARRLAMPEFPVEDFVGSLRALLEVDDAWVPPAGGEESLYLRPFMFATEASLGVRPANQYRYVLIASPAGAYFQGGLKPVSVYLCTEYVRASPGGTGAAKFGGNYAASLLAQAQAAEKGCDQVVWLDATEHRYIEEMGGMNLFFVFGSGSQARLVTPELSGSLLPGVTRKSLLALAADAGYSVEERKISTDELADGVRSGEITEVFACGTAAVITPVGRVQSDTDAYTIGDGATGEVTQALRDTLTGLQRGTFADTHGWMTRLK
- the gcvT gene encoding glycine cleavage system aminomethyltransferase GcvT, which encodes MTELLAGPIADRHIALGASFAEFGGWDMPVSYSGTVAEHTAVRETVGIFDVSHLGKALVAGPGAADFVNRCFTNDLRKVAAGKAQYTMCCNAEGGVVDDLITYLVSDDEVFLIPNASNTPAVVAALKAVAPEGVEITDLHRDYAVFAVQGPKSADVLASLGLPTEMEYMAFADATLTVDGAERTVRVCRTGYTGEHGYEILPTWADAGPVFDALLAEVTSRDGLPAGLGARDTLRTEMGYALHGHELSPDITPVQARSSWAVGWDKPEFFGRDVLVAEKEAGPARRLYGLKATGRGVPRADCTVHLEAGGEAIGVCTSGTFSPTLKQGIALAFIDVASGVKKGATVVVDVRGRALECEVVLPPFVQGNV